The window CGATCCGCCGCTGCTCGCTGCGCTGAGTGAAGCAGGGGTGCCGCGGACGAGCGTGAACCTCGAAGTCGGCATGGGTACGTTCAAGCCGGTGACTGCCGAAGACCTCGACGCCCACGACATGCACAGCGAGCGGTGGCGAATCGAGCCAACAGCGGCCGACGCGATCAACGTTTGCCGAGGACGGATCATCGCGATCGGGACCACGAGTTGTCGTACGCTCGAGTCCCAACCGACCGGCGACATCCGGCCCGGCTCCGGCGAAACCGACCTGCTCATCCAACCGCCGTACACGCCCCGGCACGTCGACGCGCTTCTCACCAACTTCCACCTGCCCAAGTCGACGCTCATCGCGCTCGTCGACGGCTTCATCGGCACGGAGGCCCGCCGACGCGTGTACGTCGAAGCTATCGAGCAACGCTACCGGTTCTTCTCTTACGGCGACTGCATGTTGATCGAGTGAGCCGTACGATGCGGGCCATGGCCCGCGAACGCATCCTCTCCGGCGAAGTCGCCAGCGAAACCGAGAAGACGCTCAACCTCGCGCTGCGGCCCGAGCGGTTCGTGGATTACGTCGGGCAGCCGGACCTGATTCGCAAGCTCAAGATCGCCACCGGCGCGGCCAAGGGTCGCGGCGAGCCGGTCGACCATGCTTTGCTCCACGGCCCGCCCGGGCTCGGCAAGACGACGCTCGCTCACGTCATCGCCAACGAGATGGACGCCAACGTCCATGTGACCAACGGTCCCGCGCTAACGAAGGGCACGGATCTGGTTGGGATTCTCTCCAACCTCAAGGCCGGTGATGTCCTGTTCATCGACGAGATCCATCGCCTCTCCGCTGTCGTCGAGGAGTACCTCTACCCGGCGATGGAGGACTTCAAGGTCGACATCACGATCGACACCGGCAACCACGCCCGGGTCGTCACGATCCCCGTTCAGCCCTTCACGCTCATCGGCGCGACGACGCGGCTCGGCCTGCTGACCGGCCCGTTGCGTGGCCGCTTCGGCATCAGCGAGCACCTTGAGTTTTACCAGCCGACCGAGTTGCAGACGATCTTGCACGCCAACACACACCAACTGAAGCTCGAAGCCGAGCCGGCGGCGCTCGACGAGCTCGCCCGTCGCAGTCGTGGCACGCCGCGCGTTGCTAACCGCCTGCTACGCCGCGTGCGTGACTTCGCCGCCATTGAGGGTGACGGGCCCATTACGCACGACCTGACTCAGGCCGCGCTCAAGCTCGAGGGCATCGACGCGGCCGGCCTCGACGAGCAGGACCGCACCTACCTCCGCACGATCATCGACATTTACGACGGCGGCCCCGTCGGCGTCGAAGCCGTCGCGGCCACGATGGGTGAGGAACGCGATACGCTCGAAGACGTCATCGAGCCGTATCTGTTGCAGAACGCGTTCGTGACCAGAACCCGCCAGGGTCGCCGCGCGACGGCGAAAGCCTACGACCACCTCGGCCGCCCGCAGCCCGCACCCGAGCCGACGATGTTCGATGGACAGTGACACAAAAGCCCACGGCTTCAGCCGTGGGTCGGCTGATGGTCATGCATGCAGACCCACGGCTGAAGCCGTGGGCGTTAGATGTCACGGAGCACGCCGAGGGCGGCGGCGTTGGCGACGCCCATCGCGCCGGTGTAGTTGGCTTCGCTGAGCAGGGCCAACAGTTCGCGCCAGTCGACGTCGCCTTGGCCGAGCGGACGGGTCTGCGTGCGACCGCCGTCGCCGCGGGTGGCGTCGTTGCCTAGGACGTGGGCGAGTTGGCCGCCGAGGTCGTCGAGGAAGCCAGCGTTGCCGTGTGGGTCGTGCAGCGTCGCGACCGGGTCGAGCAACGCGCGGAACGCCGGTGCGTCGGCCCGACGTAGGGCGGCGTGGAGTTCGTTGGTGCCGCAGAGTGATGATCCGAGTGCGACGACCACGCTCGCCCGGTCGGCATGTTCGGCGACGAGCCGCAAGCCCTCGTCGGTGGCCGCGTGGTTGTTCGGATCGTCTTGCTTGGCGGGTGTTTTGCCGCCGCCACCAAAGAGCGCGATATCGTCGGCCGACGGCATCAACAATCCACCGACCGCTTCGGTCGGCTTCGCAATCGGCTCGACCAGGCTGAAGGTTGGCAGTCTGCCCAGGTCGACCGCGACGAGCTCGGCCTGCAGCAATCGGGCCGCGTCGATCGCGCGGTTGATTGAGTGCGCGTGGGGTTCGGGGTCATTGCCGAAGCCGGGAATCTGGCAGCGGATGCCGCAAAGGCGCAGGGCGTGGCGGGTGAGCAGGGCTTTGATCTCTCGGCTGCCGGTGGCGGTGAGCGCGCTGGCGTCGAGCCGGGCCGGCAGGGTGATGCCGTCCAAGCCGCCTTTGCGTGCGGCAGGCACCGCCGATCGCAGCCGATCCATCGATACGACGTGCTGTGCGACCGAGATCCCGTTTGGCAGAGGCATGAATGAGCTTATCGCGACAACCGCGTTGCGGAGCAACGCAGCTAGTGCGGTGTACTTTCTTCCGCAGCTGCGTTGCTCAGCAACGCGGTTTCGACATCGTCCACCAACTGCTGATACAGCGGGCCGACGTCGCCGGTCGGCTCGGGGTGTTTCTCGCGGAAGACTTGGTTGCGCGAGTGAGTGTGGTCGCACGCCCATTCGCCGAGGAACGTGCCCCACATGGCTGACGCCCGGCCGACCAGTCCGTCGTTGTCCCCCTCGGCCGCCGTGATGATGTTGTGGGAGAAACGCAACCCCGGAAACGTGTACTCGCGCTCACGCACCGCGGCCACGGAGAAGTACGGAAAGCCGGCAACATCCGGCGTCGCCTCGTTGAATGCTTCAGCCGCTTCGACGGTCAAGTCGTCGCTGCCGCGCAGGTCAATGCCGGTGATCCGGCGGAGGAAGTTACCGATGCCGCGCGTGGTCCTGCCAAATTTTCGCAGGACCCAGTCGGCAAACGGGCTGCCGCGGTGGGGCGTGGCGACGGTGGCCAGCGCGGCGATGTCGCCCGCGAGGCCGAGGTGGGTCAGCGCATGCCGCGTGTCGAGCCCGCCCATGCTGTGGGCGACGACAATCGGCTTTTTGTCGACGTCCCAATCGCGAATCTGCCGTACTAGCTTCGCCGCCCGCACCGACACCGGCCCGGCAAACGGCACGCTCGCCACCAGCACCGGATGTCCCGCGGCGTTGAGCGTCTTCTCCACGCCATAGAAGTACCGATGCCCGATCGGCCCGATCCGCGTGTTGCCGGTGCCGAAAAACCCATGGGCGAGCACGATCGGCATCTTCGCCGGGTCGCCGGGCAACACGTCAGGACTCGTCAGTTTCAGCACCACCAACGATATTCCGTTCGGTGCGTTGCCAAGCGGCACGGGCCCGCAATGATGTCCGAGTTTATGCCCAAGCGCACCGACCTCGAATCGATCCTCATCCTCGGCAGCGGGCCCATCGTCATCGGCCAGGGTTGCGAGTTCGACTACTCCGGCACCCAGGCGTGCCGCGCGCTCAAGGAAGAGGGCTACCGCGTTGTCCTGATCAACTCCAACCCGGCCACGATCATGACCGATCCGCAGTTCGCCGACGCGACCTACGTCGAGCCGATCACGATCGGGACGGTGGAGAAAGTCCTGCGGCGGGAGAAGGAGGCCGGTCGGCCGATCGACGCGGTGCTGCCGACGCTCGGCGGGCAGACGGGCTTGAACACCGCGATGGCCGCGTTCGATGCGGGCGTCTTCGAGAAGTACGGCGTCGAGATGATCGGCGCCGACCGCGAGGCGATCTTCAAGGGCGAAGACCGGCAGGTGTTCAAGGACCTCATGATCGAGATCGGGCTCAAGGTCCCGATGAGCAAGGTGGTTCACTCGCTGGAGGAGGGCGAGGAATGTCTGGACACGATCGGCCTGCCGTTGATCCTGCGGCCGGCGTTCACCCTCGGCGGTACCGGCGGCGGCATCGCGTACTCCGCCAGTGAGTATCGCGACATCCTCCAGCGCGGCCTAGACGCCTCGCCCGTGACGGAGGTGCTCGTCGAGCAGTCGGTCCTCGGCTGGAAGGAGTACGAGCTCGAAGTCATCCGCGACAAGGCCGACAACGCGATCGTCATCTGCTCCATCGAAAACATCGACGCGATGGGCGTGCACACGGGTGACTCCATCACCGTCGCCCCGCAGCAGACGCTGACCGACAAGGAGTACCAACGCATGCGCGACGCGGCGTTGGCGGTGATCCGCGCCGTCGGCGTCGAGACCGGCGGGTCCAATATCCAGTTCGGCGTCAACCCCGCCAACGGCGAGCAGGTCGTCATCGAGATGAATCCGCGGGTGAGCCGCAGCAGCGCGCTCGCGTCGAAAGCCA of the Planctomycetota bacterium genome contains:
- the ruvB gene encoding Holliday junction branch migration DNA helicase RuvB, yielding MARERILSGEVASETEKTLNLALRPERFVDYVGQPDLIRKLKIATGAAKGRGEPVDHALLHGPPGLGKTTLAHVIANEMDANVHVTNGPALTKGTDLVGILSNLKAGDVLFIDEIHRLSAVVEEYLYPAMEDFKVDITIDTGNHARVVTIPVQPFTLIGATTRLGLLTGPLRGRFGISEHLEFYQPTELQTILHANTHQLKLEAEPAALDELARRSRGTPRVANRLLRRVRDFAAIEGDGPITHDLTQAALKLEGIDAAGLDEQDRTYLRTIIDIYDGGPVGVEAVAATMGEERDTLEDVIEPYLLQNAFVTRTRQGRRATAKAYDHLGRPQPAPEPTMFDGQ
- a CDS encoding TIM barrel protein, coding for MPLPNGISVAQHVVSMDRLRSAVPAARKGGLDGITLPARLDASALTATGSREIKALLTRHALRLCGIRCQIPGFGNDPEPHAHSINRAIDAARLLQAELVAVDLGRLPTFSLVEPIAKPTEAVGGLLMPSADDIALFGGGGKTPAKQDDPNNHAATDEGLRLVAEHADRASVVVALGSSLCGTNELHAALRRADAPAFRALLDPVATLHDPHGNAGFLDDLGGQLAHVLGNDATRGDGGRTQTRPLGQGDVDWRELLALLSEANYTGAMGVANAAALGVLRDI